The DNA sequence gtgttatatttctagatgttggattattattattttagtattaaattaattaaaattacaaataaatttggattaaaattacacatcggtttcggttcggaaccgaaacTAACCGGTTCTTAACCAGCTGGTTCCAATCGGTTCCGATTAtggaatttaagaaaaattgagacCGGTCAACCGGTCCAGTTAGAACCGAAACCGGCTGAGTAAGCATGCCTAGCGAACACCGTGTTGGTCCACTGCccgaatttttttcaaatcgCCCCTGGGCTTCCCGCTCTTCTAGGAACACTACTCCAAGCAAGTTAGAAAGGATAAATAGAGATACATATACGCTTCAATCATCAAATTTTCTCCAGAAGTTTATTATACACCAAGACATGAAATGATCTTCTATTTATTGCTTTTCCGACGCCCTCTTATTTCCTTTCTGCTACTTCTTTTATATGTTTGAGCATAGGTACGGgctcttttatttattaatttttaaatacagtcaattcttctttttaaataattttacttttaatatacTAAGAGTTAATTAAAACTTCCTTTATTAATAAGAATTCTGTGTTTCTACCTTGCATAATCTATagatctataaatatataaagccaTAATTTTTTAGCTGGCTAAATTTACCGCCatctttaataaaaaaattgcaatgttatgttaaaatattagaaacaatCTAGAAACGTAGTATATCTTTATCTTTAAGTTTATatgacaaaacaaaattaaaagatgTTGATACACTGATTGATCAGTTTAGGGTTAAAAACATGcgatgatattttattttttaacctatatacatttaaacaaaaacaagaaataaggAAGAGAACAGAAcatgaaataatataattttattcgttttcaaaatttatactgaaaaaacttaaattaaaaaaaggcgAAAATGTGTgcttactaaaaatagaagagaGATGCATGAAAGAAAAGAGCAACAGAGAGTGGTAaacgaaaatgaaatgaaacgtttGGTCCATTGATTATGAGGTGAATCGCCACCTTCAATCATTAActgaataaaaaaacaaaaagactAATTTCCAACATTTTGGAGGATAATGGTAAAGCAATGGAGTTAGCTGAGAGGCGAGAAACAGGGAAAGAAGCAGAAAGATCTGaagaagaaatggaaaaagaagCGGGTGGTGTGGTGGGAGTAGCAGAATACCGAGATGGCTACGaagatttgagaaaaaaagaagaaaaatgtaacGAAAAcggaaatgaaattgaatatgaAGATGGCGCGGGCGATGATGTATGCCCAATTTGTTTGGATACCTTCACTAACCCTTGCAGATCAAATTGCGGTCACTTGTTTTGTGGCAAGTTTTCacttcattcatatttttttgatatatgcATGCACTATATTCTTATATAtggtttgtgtgtgtgtgtgtgtttattaGGGGGTTGCATCCTACAATTGTGGATATATAGATACTCAATTCAACCCTGCAAATGCCCGTTGTGCTGTTGCCGAATCGTAAATCTGGAGCTCCAAACATCTGAAGAAGCCGGTTATAGCAGTGATGTTCGAAAGGAAGTGCAGCACTACAATGGCCTCTACATCTCTGGCCTCTTTGGTGCCCTCCATGTATGAAATCTCAACAATCTTTCCAATTCCTTGTTTTCATGCTATGCCGATTTATGTGTATTTTTGCCCCATAATTTGTAAATTGCTGATGTTGGCAAAAGTTGATACTAACAAGTCAAGTtgatacttattatttattaaaaatgagagTTAAGGGTGTCTAccaattgaatttttttaaacaaaacaaagttCCAAGAAAATCTTgagaaaaattaagtaaaataaacaATGATCTTGTTTAATGCTTTCTCATATTCTTATAAGCACTTGATTGTGTGGAAAAGAAACAGTCTATTTGAAAGCAAGATATAACTTACATGTAGGGTAGAGTTCAAAAATTGTTACAAGTTTTTTAGGAATATCTTCCTTCTGGTTTGTTTCCATTTGATACTTTATGATTAATCAACCTCTAGAATTCTAGCCTACAAATGTCGAATTTATGAGTGAATTTTGTTTGGCAGATATTACCCTTACTTATGGGGAGGGTGTTTAGAGTTCTAGTGGATCTTGATTATTTGAGATGCATCTACTACGTAATGTGCGTCATTGGGGTATGTAAGATCGTCGTGTTTGGCTGCATTTTGGTTAGCtctactaattaataatatttgttttatgtattCTCTTGTAGTTGTTTCTGGGGTTACTCTATGAACGGCTTGAGTTTGAGTTTCTACCAACTGGTATGTATCTTggattcaatttctttttttccttcattttgtTTAAGGATCTTTAACTACCTTTTTCTCCATTGTGCTTATTCTATGAACAACTAGAATTTGAGTTTCTATcaactttttcactttttattttaaggatCCAAAGTTTTATTTACATCGATAATAGCTCTACACACACGTACGCTTGTTTAACCATGTAAATTCTGTCATGCTCTCAACTATGGCTCATAACCTATCTATCTTTAGCTTGAAATTGAATAACACTCAAACTAGTATTGAGTTTAAGAATATATCCACACTAATGGAATAAGTAatgcatcaaaatattttatgtttattgaaACTTTGTGTATAATAGGTTTTTGTGGACAGGAGGGTTGGGAATCCAAAGAATGTTCGACCTGATTGCTAGCTTGCTTGTTGCTGCTCTTTTTCTCCTAGGTGTGGTGTATAGATGGATGCTTAAACGTCGTGCAAGGCTCTTGGTTGTTGTGGATACTTCACTCAGGAATGTCACTTGATTTTGTGCTATTTGATTGTAGAGTTATTAGAATAACATGTACAGCACCATTGTTATGTGTTGCATTGATATTTTTGTACCATTTGTAGCACATATAGGTAGTTTCAAGTTACTAACTGAATGTAAAAAGTGTGAAtttcatgtatatatagtgtaaCGTCGGTTGTAATGCTAGCatgtttttttcttactttccTCATTTAAATGGTGAACTATATCTTTTTTAGTAATGttacttcaaattttcttaaaattatatgTGTTCAATATATAGAGATGGGAGTTCTAGTtttaattatggaattaatatatttagacAACGTTAAGTTTCTTGGATAAAATAGTCGTGAGGTACAATATAGAATAAGCTGAAACTGAATCTTtactaaagaaaaatattatgtttagATTGTAAGCTTctgtaaatttgaaattatgtttgatttataattttgtactccctccgtcccataaaagttgagtcgtattcctttttattcCGTcgcaacaaagttgagtcttttccttttttaacaaaagacaaaacatctaatcactcttactttattccatcatttactttactctctcttatctttcctacttttttcatctctcctatttatttaatataaattcttaatctccgtgcccaaaagttttgtctcaacttttatgggacggagggagtgccATATTACttgcatttttctatttcggctCATCCCAAACTACTTAcgttatttctatttaagtAAGAAtcatgatactccctccgtcccccaaaattgaCAAAGTTGtatatgacacgagttttaatgtggaattggtaaagtaagagagagataggaaaaagtaagagaaagggaGAAAAAGGTAGTGAAAATAGTGTCAGTCGATTGTGAGGTCCACATTATTAGTGGTGTGTGTTTGTTCAAAACTTTTCTTATTTAGACTTTATCTAATTTTGGGGAACgatccaaaatggaaaaactaaTCTATTTTTTGGGGGCAgataagtatttaattaatatattggtAATTAGTTAAGTGTTCATTATTAAGTGATTTCTCATTAGActtaaatactaaaaaataaattctagttGCTGGAATGGTACAAATGGTACCATTGTTATGACTTATGTGTTCATTCACGACTTGTGTACCATTTGTAGCACATATAGGTAGATCATTATTGTTATGTGATTACACATAGCAAGTGGTTACACATAACAATCTTGGTTGTCGTAGATACTTCACTCACGAATTGCTGGAATTGCTTCCGCTACATACGTTGGTCTTCACTACCTTGCAAGAGGAATATGGTTTCATAAATCTTATAACTTGACCATTTGTGAAAAAACAGTATTTATCAAGAATGTTCGGTCACTTCTTCAACAATATGATTCTCCTTGCTCCGACTCAAGTTTGAGATATGAGGCTCCGTTTCATCAGAACTCAATGCCTTCCAATATGTCATTGTACGACAGTtgttcatatataaatacctTTGTAAGTGAACTCATCGCCTCTGAACATATCCAACTTACTTCTCTCAACATAACTAACACGAGCATAAACAACACAACTAAAGATGAGTAGAAAAGATAGGTTTACCTCTTTACTCGTCCAAATGTCGCGATCCATTCTTTTAAATGGTGTATTAAATAACCATTTTCGCTAAGACTTAACTAACTACTTCATCCTACCCGGTAAAATTTTTCGactcacatttttttaccCATGCAAATAATTCCACAAGGTAGAAGTTTAGTGAAAAATGTAACCGGGTAAAAGCCTATGCCTTATATTGTTTGCCCATGAAGATCACCTGACCGGTGCAACTTTGACATAGATCCAACCTAGCTAGTGGGGTGGGGGTAGTGCTCTCTGGAGAGCTTTCTCACGCGTACTACGTTCTTGTTATTTGACTCTCCGAGCTCCGGTCTTAGTTTCAATTCTTCATCTATATACaagaaatatatcaaaatgagttaaaaagtaatactccctccgtcccaaggaagatgacccctttcttgggcgacacgggattttatgcaactttattttgtatgttaaatggaaagagtaaagtaagagagaggggataaagtagagataaaggggtttccattttaagtaatgggtcatcttgattgggataaaccaaaaaggaaagtgagtcatctttaatgggacggagggagtactatcaAATGCACGAATTCTATGGAGGAAAATAgcaaatatatagtactccatccgtcccaaagTAGATGTCACACCTGGGAattgacacgagattttaggatgtgttattttgtgtgttagatggagagagaaaatagtatatttatattaatatgagagagagatttttctataaaaggaaatgtgacatcttttgtaggacaaactaaaatggaaagtgtgaaatctactatgggacgaagggagtatatataggTGTGATCAATTTCTAACTCACCTCTTAATtactaactacaactaatttaagaccataggattttagagaTCTAAAGGTCTATAAATTGTCATGtgtaatttcgtttttcattttttaatgttaaaaaaagaataactatcaaatttagggtttcTGATCGCTATgtcaatatagtatattaaacaTATCAATACAACGCCTTGCgtatgtcaacacaatttagtATTGACATTATACACATTATGTTGACATATTATGACaattatgttgacattaaaCTGCTCGAAATCCctaaagttgaaaaaaaaattcaaattttaacatCGGAACATAGGCAAGTGAGTTCTCGTTagaattcttataaaattatctttaatttgatatatattgtgtgaaaaaataatttaaattgagatagttatatggatttaaagttttgagatattttttaaaagttagttataactaatttgttgttaaTTCACATAAATACTCTaataattgacatttttcgTTCACTATATTAATAGTATGATTTTGGCCCTTGATTTGAAGTgctaatactattatttaattttagttaacaatttaataataagtTGGCAATATAATATtctaggggagtgttatattgctaactcataacttaattgctaactacaactaaataatagccattagatattcaaattaagagcttagatcattaatccctaaatgtcaatacgatcaacgaaaaacgttAATAAGtccatatgattaattccgaaaaatatcaatatgggTATTAAAGTCAATTAACTAagtgtttagttataacttacttttaaaagaaatctcaaaactttaaattcatataacgtatatcaaattaaagataatttcataaggattccaacgatatcctacatgcatatgttccgatgtcaaaatttgaaaaaaaaaaatcaaaatttttttaattttttcgtacaagcagaaatgtcaacataatatataaaatatgtcaatataatacatgtataatgtcaatataagcaatgtgttaacattcttaaagcattgtgttgacattctcaaagcattgtgttgatattttcgaaacactacattgacattttcatccaaaaccctaatttgaagtttttttttatctttttttattttattaataaaagcaaaaattacacgtgacaaattatagaccacacattttctaaaataatatggccttaaattaattgtagttagttattaaatgatgagttagcacttgatcactcccctaatattctaattatcaaattctagacgaatattttaaaattaggaaggaaaattttcaatcttgaaaattgaaatacaaaatgaagaaaactgagaaatgtaaataaaaggAGGTATTAAGGGTAGATGAGTCATTACGAAGAAAAACCCTAAATCGAAGCCCTTTAAAATCCAGTGCGGCAAAGCATTGGTGCATTCGCCTTCTCTTCCAGCAGCAGATCATCACCAAAATGGGTGTTTTCACATTTGTTTGCAGAGAATCCGGTTCCGATTGGTCGGCGAAGCAGCTCAAAGGCGACCTCGAGGCGTCGGCTGACTGCACCTTTGATCTCCAGCGTAAGCTCGTTCAGGCGGCTCTCTCCGTCGACTCCGGCGCCGTCCAGTCCTCCTTCTCCTACGTCACTCCTAAATCCGCTGTCTTTCAGGTTTTTCtgaacaaaataacatctctcGTTTTAGGTTATTCTTCAAATCAATTGTTTGATTTCTGATCTGGTAGATCGACGAGTTGATTcagaaattttattattgtgttgtttttggttttaatAATCGCTTTGTATGTTTGGTGTTGGTAATTTAGATATATGTGTAATTTTCTCTTAGATATTTGGCCTGGAGAATTTGTTACATTGTAATTATGGAGTCCTAATAAATGCAGGTTATTGTTGGAGGTGGATGTGGTGGTGGTGCTTTTGTAGGAGGTGGCGGTGCTGCTGCCGCTGCAGCCTCAGGTGGTGCAGCTGCTGAGGCACCTGCAGCTGCAAAAGAGGAAGAGAAGGATGAGGAAAGTGATGAAGATGGCATTGGAATGTCACTCTTCGATGATGAGTAGATTCTTTTATCCTTTCAATTGTTACAAAATCGTAGTTTTGCTCCAACTGGTTTAGGATTTATGGTATTTACCTTTCAGATATTAATCTTAGTATCATTTTGATCTTTTTAAGTTGGAATTATCTATGCAAAATATATTGCTATATGCTGCAGGTTTCTGAATTGAATCGAATTCCATGCAAATTGAACAGAAATATGCTCCCTTTTATCCCCCAATTAAAGaatcattttgccattttggatTAACCATGATTTATAGAACCATTTGCTTTATTCTACTTTCATTATACGTACTCCATATTCTACCaatttttgccattttggatTAACCATGATTTATAGAACCATTTGCTTTATTCTACTTTCATTATACGTACTCCATATTCTACCaatttttgccattttggatTAACCATGATTTATAGAACCATTTGCTTTATTCTACTTTCATTATACATACTCCATATTCTACCAATTTTTTACACtcactttctctctacttttctctacttttttttttcacaaagttaaacaatttatttaaactCGTGCTAATATCAAGTGCTCTTTGAATGGAGGAAAGAGGGAgacactccctccgttccatagaaatagaaaaatatggtTTATTATCCATAGAAAAATAtggttttattattatggGATGGATGGTGTGGTTTATAGCTTGAGAAGCTTTGAGgtagattttgaaaattactaCTCATAAAGATGTGCAATCCATCATATGATCTTTAAAGATCAATACAAGTTATCTCTAGAGACTAGAATGAggactccctccgtcccacttaaaatgcaatatttggaaattggtatggaattttatgtagtgttgtttttttgagttaatgaagagagagtaaagtaagagaaatgaaaatgtaGAGATAtagttgttttcattttaggatatgtttcatttttaataggacagtctaaaaagaaaaacgtttaGATGAAGTAAATGTTTACCTATctgttgttgttgtgttgCCACATCACTTATTGTATCATTGCCAAAACTAGTCGTCCACCGTCATCGCATCACCTTGCGTCTACATACAATTTTAAGGAAAAGCGCAACTTTCAGATCAGTTCGGAAGGCCAACCAAAACCAATTGTTTCGTCAGTTTGGTTTTCGATTGGTCATCCAAATTCAGTTAATCAGTTCAGCCAAATCTTTGCTTTTTGGTTCTGGTGGGGCCGAATTGAATAGAGACACCATTCAATCAAGTTGGCATGTTATATGCAATCTAACTATTTGTTCCAAGAAGAAATCACAAACGAAGGTagaaaagaagaggaaaaaggTTTCCAGTTTGATacgaaaacaaaacacaatgtttaataattttgCTTGCTCGACGCATATAGTAACAGACAAGAAGCAAAATGCATGATACCAACAAGCTCCAATTTCGATGCATGCACTTTTCATGATCAAAGTAGTAATCCCATTAACCACAACTAATTTATAACATAAGACCGATCCAATCTGCAGAAAACTAAGAATTTGCATATGGAGAAAATGTCTATTACCTCTGCAGACACAAGTTGGGCCAACAGTATCTcccccttcgccttcttctCAGTATATGGCGTAGCTATTGCTATTGCTATTGCTTTTGCCATCACCTCGCTGTTACTTGTATACTTCTTTTCTTCCTCCAAAACCCATCCTATATACCTAATAGACTCCTGCTGCCACCTACCACCTCCTAATCTTCGCGCCACAGCAGCTAACTACATAGAACACTTTGAACTATGTGCTGCACATGAGAGAGAAGCTATCGACTTCTAAACCAAGATGATCAAAAGATCAGGTATTGGTTGTGAGGCATGTCTTCCTGTTTCAATACATCAAATCCCACCTGATAAATCTATCAGCTGCACCCAAGAAGAAACAGAAACAGTTCTTTTCACGGTTGTGAAAGACCTCCTCAGCAAGCAAAGTATCAACCACAAAAGCGTTGACATTCTAGTAACCAACTGTAGCATCTTCTGCCCCACACCATCCATTACAGCTATGATCGTAAACAAGTTTGGGTTCAGAAGCAATATCAAGAGTGTTAGCCTCAGTGGAATGGGTGGGATGCAGTGCTGGCCTTGTGGCCATTGATTTAGCGAAAGATCTTTTGAGAGTACAAGGAAACTCACTGGCTTGGTTCTCAGCATGGAAGCAGTGACCCCTAGCGGCAacacttcatcttcttctgtTTGGTACGAGTTGAGCTATCTGGAGGCGAAAGGCAGGATTAGAAAGGGTGACCGGGTGTGGCAAATCACATTTGGTAGTGGCTTCAAATGCAATAGCACTGTTTCGGAATGCATATCCGAACTCGATCATAACATCCGAAATGCTTGGTCAAGTAGCATATATTTGTACCCAATTCAGATCCCTGATGTAACAGATCACTAATGAGCCCTTGATGCCTGCTAATCTTTTAAACTTGCAATGTTTCATTATTCATAGATGCAACATCAATAGAGATTAGAAACACCAGAACACCTTACGGAAACTAAAAGTCTGATAGACAATTAATTCTAAGATGTTTTATCAAGCATACTATCTTGGAATTAATGTATCATAAGATATTTATCAAGTCATTACAAGTCAAATGTACATTGTACAAGCATTGGGTGCTCTAGAGCAAGACACTTAAGAACTTTCCCTTTGCCATCTAACCTAGTGCTCCCAAAAGTTTTATgcacacacacgcacatatacacacacacccacacacacTAGTTGACCTGGCATCGCTCTCTGAAAACGTTATTTTAGCAATTTATAGTTCTGCAGGCATTAGACACACGCTAGCATCTAATATCCATATGCAAAACAATCACACAGGTGCATATTTGTACATACACAGTTGTGCACAAATCAATATGTAATGGTGCATAGTTTACTGTACTTGGTCCAGAATCTATCTTATACCACAGATGCATGAGAGAGATTCTGAATGGATCAGTGTCAATTTTAGTTATTGGACTTGATGCAATTATAACATACTGTACCAAAATTTGTGATAGTTACAGATGCTAAAAGAAACAGAACTACGCTGTGCTGTGTGGAGCAGTGTCAATTCTGCTTATTGAACTTAAGCACATGCCCT is a window from the Salvia hispanica cultivar TCC Black 2014 chromosome 1, UniMelb_Shisp_WGS_1.0, whole genome shotgun sequence genome containing:
- the LOC125208438 gene encoding E3 ubiquitin-protein ligase RNF170-like, whose protein sequence is MEKEAGGVVGVAEYRDGYEDLRKKEEKCNENGNEIEYEDGAGDDVCPICLDTFTNPCRSNCGHLFCGGCILQLWIYRYSIQPCKCPLCCCRIVNLELQTSEEAGYSSDVRKEVQHYNGLYISGLFGALHILPLLMGRVFRVLVDLDYLRCIYYVMCVIGLFLGLLYERLEFEFLPTGGLGIQRMFDLIASLLVAALFLLGVVYRWMLKRRARLLVVVDTSLRNVT
- the LOC125209730 gene encoding 60S acidic ribosomal protein P3-like, with the translated sequence MGVFTFVCRESGSDWSAKQLKGDLEASADCTFDLQRKLVQAALSVDSGAVQSSFSYVTPKSAVFQVIVGGGCGGGAFVGGGGAAAAAASGGAAAEAPAAAKEEEKDEESDEDGIGMSLFDDE